One region of Bacteroidota bacterium genomic DNA includes:
- a CDS encoding T9SS type A sorting domain-containing protein encodes MKRYTILTIFFLSILAISFDIIEPFHGRKSAGPAVYSTGAPGEGTCASVGCHNDLGGPNIGTGLSVIDVNSGISEYAEGDTLNIKIKISQSAFTRFGFQVVALSNNNNLNTGTWVLSDTNATQTAQPTFGNYQDRIYVQHTASGIDFASDEAEWSFKWIAPSENTGNITFYAATLSADSDTYKTGDYTYTSSLQINPISASSLNREGKLMEMKIYPNPARDKITVSGEFNTSDFVLIRIIDFSGKVFKSEKITPISFSQLEISVIEVPKGIYFLEVIYQGEPLRKKILILN; translated from the coding sequence ATGAAGAGATATACTATTCTGACTATTTTCTTTCTGTCAATTCTTGCTATTTCCTTTGATATTATAGAACCTTTTCACGGGAGAAAAAGTGCAGGACCTGCTGTTTATAGTACAGGAGCACCTGGAGAAGGAACCTGTGCCTCTGTTGGTTGTCATAATGATTTAGGTGGGCCAAACATTGGAACAGGTTTATCGGTAATTGATGTAAATTCTGGAATCAGCGAATATGCTGAAGGCGATACTTTAAATATAAAAATTAAAATTAGTCAGTCTGCTTTTACACGTTTCGGTTTCCAGGTAGTGGCACTCTCAAACAATAATAATTTAAATACAGGGACTTGGGTATTGTCTGATACCAATGCAACTCAGACAGCACAACCAACCTTTGGAAATTATCAGGACAGGATTTACGTACAGCATACGGCATCAGGTATTGATTTTGCTTCCGATGAAGCAGAATGGTCATTTAAATGGATAGCCCCTTCTGAAAACACAGGTAACATTACTTTTTACGCAGCTACTCTTTCTGCTGACAGTGATACTTATAAAACAGGCGATTATACTTATACTTCCTCTCTTCAGATTAATCCCATATCTGCTTCATCTTTAAATAGAGAGGGAAAGCTGATGGAAATGAAAATTTATCCAAATCCTGCAAGGGATAAAATAACTGTTTCTGGAGAGTTCAATACTTCAGATTTTGTACTGATTCGTATTATTGATTTTTCAGGAAAGGTATTTAAATCTGAAAAAATAACACCGATCTCTTTTTCTCAATTGGAGATAAGTGTTATTGAAGTGCCGAAAGGCATTTATTTTCTGGAAGTAATATATCAAGGGGAGCCCTTGCGGAAGAAAATTTTAATTTTGAATTAA